Genomic window (Pseudovibrio brasiliensis):
GATCCAACTCAGCTGCCGCAGCTTATTTTGTCTGTGGCGATGACGTTGCTCTCCGGTATCTGTGTAGCCACCATTTTCCTGGTTGGCTTCGATTTGGTTCTCGCACGTTTCCAGTGGCGTAAGAACCTGCGTATGTCGCATCAGGAGCTCAAGGATGAGTTTAAGCAGGCAGAAGGTGATCCGCTGATCAAGGCTCGCTTGCGTTCTCTTGCACGTGACAGAGCGCGTAAGCGTATGATGTCATCCGTACAGGATGCGACAGTCGTTGTTGCAAACCCGACCCACTTCGCCGTTGCGCTGTATTACGAGCGTGATGGTGACCAGGCTCCGCGGGTCGTTGCAAAAGGGCAGGATATTATCGCCCTGAAAATCAAGGAGCTTGCCTATATTCATGATGTTCCGGTTGTTGAGGATCGACAATTGGCGCGTTCACTGTATGCCGCCGTAGAGATAGACCAGAGTATTCCAGAAGAATATTATCGCGCGGTAGCAGAAATTATTTCATATGTTTATTTAAAGCGCTAAACACTTAGGTGAAGCGCATTTTCGCCTTGCGAGGGTAATTTTGTCGATTAAGACCACTTTGAAGAATAATGACTTGCCAGCAAAGTCTGAAGATGTCCTGCGGGAAGCTTTGATTGCAAATGCGATGAAGCCGATCGCCGCCGAGCTGCGGCTTTGTGATTTGTCGTCGCTTGCTCGTCATATCCTTTCTAATGAATCTGCAAATCTCACTGATTTGCTGGAGTCCTCAACGGAGCTTTATTTCAAGCCAGAAACACTGATGTATGCGGGGACGTCCTCCATTGACTTGAACTGGAACGGGGACGTGACGGTTTGCCTGCACATGAAGTTCACCAATGATGGCGTGAGCGTCATGTTCCACCTGTTCTTGCTGGCATTGAACTCAGCTGTCGATGTGAAATTTATCGCCTTTGATCAGCCTTCCGATGATCCGCAGGAGAACACAAAACGGCTGGAAGCTGCGCTTTCAGATGCGCGCCTAAACTCCTAAATATAATTTTTACGTTTTATTAAGTTAAAATTTTAAGATAAAAAGATATACTTGACTAACTAAGTATATCTTTTTCGCTTTTCACGGAAATATTGATTCCACCAGCTACGGACAAGATTGCGCTGCTATCCACTTTGAGCAGTTTTTGTAGTGGAGTGGAATTTTTGGAGCCCGTATATCTTTTTAGTTTGGTTTCGCGGCAAAATTCTTGGCTGTCAGTTCGTCAGTCAACAATTTCCGAAAATATCGCGAACGTTGATACTCCTGGTTTTGCGAGTAGGGATGTCGAGCCTTTTAAGGATGTCCTGGATAAAACCAGTATGCAGATGGCTGCAACGCAAGCCGGTCACATTAGCGAAGATGGAACGAACTCTCGTCGTGTTCGCGTGAATGATGGTGAAGCGTGGCAGGTCACCGTTTCCGATAACTCCGTTTCCCTTGAACAAGAGCTGATTAAATCAGGTGAGGTCGCTAGGCAGCACTCGCTTAACACCCAATTGGTTGGGTCCTTCTACGGTTTGATGAAGTCCAGCTTAGGGAGATAAGTTTTATGATTGATCCACTTGTAGCTTCTCTGAAAATTTCCTCTTCTGGTTTGAGGGTGCAATCGCAGCGCATGCGCATTGTTTCTGAAAACTTGGCGAATGTTCAGTCGACTGGTGATACCCCTGGTGCCAACCCATACCAGCGCAAGACCATTACTTTTAAAAGTGAAGTAGATCGTGCGCTTGGAGCTAATCTTGTTGCTGTAAAAAATATCGGCTCAGACAAAGGTGATTACCGTGTTGAGTTTGATCCATCGCATCCAGCTGCTGATGAAAACGGCAACGTAAAATATCCAAACG
Coding sequences:
- the flgB gene encoding flagellar basal body rod protein FlgB; translation: MEFLEPVYLFSLVSRQNSWLSVRQSTISENIANVDTPGFASRDVEPFKDVLDKTSMQMAATQAGHISEDGTNSRRVRVNDGEAWQVTVSDNSVSLEQELIKSGEVARQHSLNTQLVGSFYGLMKSSLGR
- the flgC gene encoding flagellar basal body rod protein FlgC, coding for MDPLVASLKISSSGLRVQSQRMRIVSENLANVQSTGDTPGANPYQRKTITFKSEVDRALGANLVAVKNIGSDKGDYRVEFDPSHPAADENGNVKYPNVNTLIELADMREASRSYEAGLQMMVKSREMITRTIDLLRSR